In the Sus scrofa isolate TJ Tabasco breed Duroc chromosome 7, Sscrofa11.1, whole genome shotgun sequence genome, one interval contains:
- the EGLN3 gene encoding egl nine homolog 3, whose product MPLGHIMRLDLEKIALEYIVPCLHEVGFCYLDNFLGEVVGDCVLERVKQLHCTGALRDGQLAGPRAGVSKRHLRGDQITWIGGNEEGCEAISFLLSLLDRLVLYCGSRLGKYYVKERSKAMVACYPGNGTGYVRHVDNPNGDGRCITCIYYLNKNWDAKLHGGILRIFPEGKSFIADVEPIFDRLLFFWSDRRNPHEVQPSYATRYAMTVWYFDAEERAEAKKKFRNLTRKTEPALTED is encoded by the exons ATGCCCCTAGGACACATCATGAGGCTGGATCTGGAGAAAATCGCCCTGGAGTATATCGTGCCCTGTCTGCACGAGGTCGGCTTCTGCTACCTGGACAACTTCTTGGGCGAGGTGGTGGGCGATTGTGTCCTGGAGCGCGTCAAGCAGCTGCACTGCACCGGGGCCCTGCGGGACGGCCAGCTGGCCGGGCCCCGCGCGGGCGTTTCCAAGCGGCACCTGCGGGGCGACCAGATCACGTGGATCGGAGGCAACGAGGAAGGCTGCGAGGCCATCAGCTTCCTCCTGTCCCTCCTCGACAGGCTGGTCCTGTACTGCGGGAGCCGGCTGGGCAAATACTACGTCAAGGAAAGGTCCAAG GCGATGGTGGCTTGCTACCCAGGAAATGGAACAGGTTACGTTCGACATGTTGACAACCCCAACGGCGACGGCCGCTGCATCACCTGCATCTACTATCTGAACAAGAATTGGGATGCCAAG CTACACGGTGGGATCCTGCGGATATTTCCAGAAGGGAAATCATTCATAGCAGATGTGGAGCCCATTTTTGACAGACTCTTGTTCTTCTGGTCAGACCGCAGGAACCCACATGAAGTCCAGCCTTCCTATGCGACCAG ATATGCCATGACTGTTTGGTACTTCGATGCTGAAGAGAGGGCCGAAGCCAAAAAGAAATTCAGGAATTTGACTA